Part of the Coccinella septempunctata chromosome 3, icCocSept1.1, whole genome shotgun sequence genome is shown below.
ACACCTGAACGAAAACGGTGTCCGAGCCTATCACTCGGAGCAATAAAATACAACCTTTCGATACGAGAGATTTCACAAACTATGTCAGTGACATTGAAACATCAAATTTTAATTAAGTAACATTCCTTCACGACACTGCCCAAACCGAAGAGGAAGGAATTCTCTTCTCCAAACCGTTTTTTGTCGAGGATCCAACAGCTATCATCGCCCCAGAGTTCGGAGATTTAATCTGGAGCGCTGGCCTGTTGGTGTATTTCGAATTCAAGAACATATTCTTCGTTATAGATAATTGTATCAATTACATCGATTTATTACCGAGAGATTAGCCGTGTTAACCTTGAATGGTTGAGGAGAATGATCGACAAACTGTCAGCGGTATCGATGAAATTTATTCTGTGTTCATGGCGATATAAATCACCGTCAAGGAACCCACACAAATTGGAGTACTTGCGGAGATATTTACGGCTAAACGTTCGGATCGGTTGTTGTGATTTTTAAGCACAATATTTAGTCTAACCTTCAGGGCCAGCTCCGGAGTTTCAGCATAGTATCGATCTTTTTTATTCGAAAACCATTAGAGGAAGCAGACAACCTGATTTGACTAATCGATAAACGCGAAAAATGATGTAGACTTTATATTTTGTTCCATCTTTCCAAGATTTAACTTACTAGACGTTTTACCTGAAAACCTTCACGAAAACATAACTATCATTCTCTAAAATTGCCCCTTTTTGACTTTTTCACCTGAACGTTTTCTCTTTGGTTGCAGGAGTTGttaaaatgaaaagaaattacATTTGGTGGTTGCTTGTCTTCTTGGCCGTACCTCACAGAAGCGATTCATCGACGTATTCCTCGTCCACGATGTCCAAGGAAGTTTTGGCCGAGGTAGAGACGAACCTGAGGACCCTATTCGGTTTCAAGGCTCGACCAAAAGTCGACAGATCCAAACTGGTGATACCGCAAGCTTTGATCGACTTGTACGAGCAGCAGAGCGGCTCTAAGCTGGACATCACGTCCATCAACAGGCCTGGACTGTTCACCCAAACTGCGAACACGATAAGGAGTTATACTCATGTTGGTGAGtacatttattcaattttttatcggTTCTTCTgtcaatttttcatttagaGATTGTCAAGAAAGTTTCCTCCTCTTCTTTGAAACATTAGATATATATTGTGAACCATTGTTTTAAAGGTCTACTACATTGTGACCTAAAGGTCTACATATTTGGTTTAATCAGAGCTGTTCTTGCTGCAAGCTTGCCCTCCAGTTTCAGAATTTTAATGAGCTTCAGTATCTGAGATGACGAGGAAAGCAGCATAAACTTCTTCCATTGGTATAGAAAAATGAACCTACATGGAAGAGTCTCAGGTGAAGGAAGAATAAAGTATTACTCTGGAGCAATCCTCCAAGTCTGGAACACTCTAAAaagttcctaaggaactttgaTACTATGGATCTGGATACCAAGAATACGCTGTATGGATTCTTTACAGGGCATTGTCACCTCAGTAAGAACCTTATACGAAGGGGTCTagcaaaaattgacgagtgcaggAGTCAGAGGAGTTGATCTCCTTGAAACTATTCCAGATTCTGGAGTTCATTAGAATTGTGGAACAGGACAAAGACCAAAACAGCTCTTATGGGTGGCATGATAGATCTTAAGGTCTCAGTTCAACGTAACCCCTTCTGAAGTCTACAATCTAGAGATATCCTTACACCAGTTGTAAGCTTCTAGCTTTATAAACCTCTGTGTGCTTCAGTTCGTAATCGACAATGATATACCGAAGGATATCAGAGGAATTGGGACTACTATGTCATCGAATTTATATGGCTTTCTCAAAACATCCGTTTCAGCAACGGAATCTTCTTGAATTGTAGAGATATGTCACAGAAGGGCGAATTTCACTTCTGAGTCCAAAGTCCGAGTGGTGATTAAATATTCAACGAAGTTATTCAATTAATTGCATGTATTGTATAATGTGACCGTCCCACTTTCGCTACTGTTGGGCTCTTTTCTTGTTTATAATGTTGGATTGTACAAAGTGCTGTAACTGGTGTTCGCTGTGGATCCAACAAATCCTTTACATTGAAACTGACTCTTTGGTTTGCTCCCTCAAAATCTTGAACaactaaaaactgaattacatggtTTTCATTAACACAAGTTTTTCAACCAAGATACGTGTTTCTCTATAACAGTAGCATCTTCTGATGGTTCTGgagggtgaaggtaaactgaatCTTCATTATGTTGAGAAATATAGATGCCATAAGGAAAACGAAGCTTTGATTATTGACCCTTGTTTAAGAGACCTTCCTACGTCTTGGCAAGGTGTTAGAGTCGATCTATTTTGGGAGACACCCTCTACACCTGACCTAAGATCAATCAACTGAGAATTTGGATTggattgaataatttttcatgaacATATTTACCTAATATCATGGAAAGAGCTCTGTTGATGACTGAATCTAGAAGAGCACTTGCAGAATATCGAGATCTGTTTTGATAGGCACGTTATACATTGTTGATCGAGTTGCTCAGAGTAAGTAGGGCGGGTCTTAAGGAAGGTTTGACCTGACGGACACCTGATACACGTGTATTTCAACATACCACAatctataaataaaataataactaTCTACGTTATCTATAGCTGGAGGTCATGTGTAAAAGTTACATTGTTTCAGTCGAACACCTACAAAGATCTACGGTTAGAGCGAGCAAGTGGTCGTCTTTGCTCGTTTGATTTAGACGggcaatatacagagtgtctaTAATTATGAATTATATGTACTATATATGAATTATCTGTGTGGATGGCAATCAAGGAGCTTTTCGAGGATTTTTATTATCCTTCTCGGGCAGTCGGTAATTATTTCTTCGTCTTGAACTCCAACTCCAGTTTTATTATACCTGGTGGACTCGTAAACGGTTTGATTCAACCGTTGAGTGTGCAGAGTTGAGTGAAGGATCACCATTTTGATTATCTCTAATGTCTGAAGAACTTACTGATGTGATAGTTCACATAATGGTTCAAGAGGTTCTTCATACTGAATCTGTTCCCATTATTCTACCagttttctttcattttcatatttttcttttgtGCTCTCTTATATTCTGAGTGTATGCTATATATAACATTGAATCTGTGAACAGATACAATCTGTTCTATGTAGCGTCCTTGCATTTGTATCCTACCTGAACCTCCTTTTTGTTCCAGAAAGCCCAATGGATGAGAAATTCAGCTACCACAAGTGCAGGCTCAAGTTCGACCTTGGAAACGTCCCGCCAAACGAAGCCCTCAAAGCCGCCGAGGTCACGATAAACCGGGAGCCTTTCAAAGGGCCCCGAGAGAAGGACAAGTCCTATTTCCAGAGGATCCTGGTGAGCGACATAATCCAGCCAGGTATAAAGGGCAAACAGGAGGCCATCACCAGGCTGATGGACTCCAAGCTCATCGACATCAGAGGCAACGACACCATCAGCGTCGACGTCCTCCCAGCCGTCCAGAGATGGCTGAAGAACCCCAAGAACAACCACGGCATCCTCATCACCGTCAAGAACGTCAGTAAGGGCAAGAAACGTCCCCCCAAAGACCACCTGAGGTTGAAGCGAGACAATCGCAGTGATTGGCTGCACAAGCAACCCCTACTCTTCGTGTACACAGACGACGGCAGGAGCATCCACAGAAAAGGCGAGGAGATCCTGCGGAACCGCAGGAAAAGGGCGGCTAAGAGCGGCAAGAGGAGAGACGACAAGAGGGAGCCTTGCAGGAGGCACGCGATGAGGGTAGACTTCGCGCATGTCGGGTGGAACGACTGGATCGTCGCCCCTGCCTTCTACGAGGCCTTCCACTGCAAGGGGGAGTGCAATTTCCCGTTTCCCGATCACTTGAACGCCACCAATCACGCCATAGTTCAATCTCTGATCAATTCGGTGAATCCGACCAAAGTACCTAAGCCTTGCTGCATACCGACGCAGCTCAGCTCGATATCCATGTTGTATGTGGACGACGAGCAGAAAGTGACCCTGAAAAATTACAGGGACATGGTTGTGAACGGGTGTGGCTGTCGGTAGTCGCTGGTCATCCCTCATTCTTCGTCGTTCTATACGAATCGAGTCGATAATCGATTCTTCATTGtacaaattttattttaatttattcaaCTTTTATATATCATCTATTTTTATGTCTTTAAATATAGCGAGTATGAAACAAACTTCCACTGTTGTTTTTTCTAACAGATTTGACATTTGTCTGGTGTCAAACCTAccattttgaaaatgaagattaAGATTTCGATGGTTATAGGACGGCGTATAGAATTTTAACCGAATCTGTGATCAAGAGGCTCGAGGCTTTGTGAAGTATATGTGCATTGTCCCAGTGCAAAACGGGTTGAACTATGGTCATTTCCCTTCATCTGTGATTATAAATGTATAAATTAGAATGAGAATGTAGGAATTCGACAGGAGCTAGACAATAACTGAATAAATTCCAAAAAGATTTCAAGGAATATTCAGTTTTTGATGTAACCCGTCGAAACCACTCTAATAGTTCACCATATATTTAATCTCCATTTCTATAGTCAATGAATTATTGTTGATGTGTTTTGTATAGTTGTTTAGATCcatattataatatattgaaTTTGTAACGTTAAATTCGTTTTCTCCAGAGAACAACGTTATCTTTTCGTTGACTGTCCCCCAATCTGATACGCCCATGTTCTGCcacttttggaaaaaatgttgttATCACTGAGGGCATCGAGTCTATTCCATTCAGTCAATTGTAATATATTAGTACCTGGCTAAGGATATTTATTTACTTTAATGTGCATATTGTACAGAAATTAGATGTAAATtattagaaaatatttttattgtaaGAAGAATAATGTAAGATTTTGTACAGACTGtatatattaaaatatttgttcacaTGTTTTATTCGTTGTTTTGGTTTTTTATTTACCCCTATATCGATCGAATTGAGTTGAagatgaagaataaaaa
Proteins encoded:
- the LOC123309993 gene encoding protein decapentaplegic, whose product is MKRNYIWWLLVFLAVPHRSDSSTYSSSTMSKEVLAEVETNLRTLFGFKARPKVDRSKLVIPQALIDLYEQQSGSKLDITSINRPGLFTQTANTIRSYTHVESPMDEKFSYHKCRLKFDLGNVPPNEALKAAEVTINREPFKGPREKDKSYFQRILVSDIIQPGIKGKQEAITRLMDSKLIDIRGNDTISVDVLPAVQRWLKNPKNNHGILITVKNVSKGKKRPPKDHLRLKRDNRSDWLHKQPLLFVYTDDGRSIHRKGEEILRNRRKRAAKSGKRRDDKREPCRRHAMRVDFAHVGWNDWIVAPAFYEAFHCKGECNFPFPDHLNATNHAIVQSLINSVNPTKVPKPCCIPTQLSSISMLYVDDEQKVTLKNYRDMVVNGCGCR